The following proteins are encoded in a genomic region of Arcobacter suis CECT 7833:
- a CDS encoding diguanylate cyclase domain-containing protein, whose product MNDIKIKNYQIFLFIFLFFSSSNLFALDKLESIPFVLTQDEKKWIESHPIIKVGVDKDYAPYEWLENDEYKGVAIDYMKRIEKIVGIEFQIVKNKSWNEIIEMAKNGEIDMITSIVQTSERSKYLDFTEFYRKSPVIIIDRGNNGFIGGLKYLNNKKVSVERNYFMEEILRQNYPNIKLQIVDSTKKALELANSGQVDAYVGDLGLSDYAIKKNNFSNLRFSGQTEYFSNQGFAVTKNNQELLSILNKAVKSLPADEIENMFNYWLNVERGVNIKTIVIYAIGVIFILLIIIYWVYRLRSEITQRKIIENKLKESESHYRQLTEDVNDVIWKVDTNFIITYISPSDERFRGYKASEVIGNSVFELFTDESVLLLKEKIKERLELSSKGNKLPLLTIELQHKCKDGTIIWGEILSKQELDAKGNIIGYHGITREITKRRELQEKIEQLAYCDTLTKLPNRRSLDDKMSYIMSQSDRSKKYCALVFLDLDNFKPLNDTYGHNVGDLLLIEVANRLKNSIRKLDAVARIGGDEFVIILDEFDEDKELSKENIFKVVEKIRIYLAQPYKFNIINEQKENIDIEHYCTASIGICMLKENKRVL is encoded by the coding sequence TTGAATGATATTAAAATTAAAAATTATCAAATCTTTTTGTTTATTTTTCTCTTCTTTTCGAGTTCAAATCTTTTTGCTTTAGATAAATTAGAGTCTATTCCTTTTGTTTTAACTCAAGATGAAAAAAAATGGATTGAAAGCCATCCTATAATAAAAGTAGGTGTTGATAAAGATTATGCTCCTTATGAATGGCTTGAAAATGATGAATATAAGGGTGTAGCTATTGATTATATGAAACGAATTGAAAAAATTGTTGGGATAGAATTTCAGATAGTTAAAAATAAATCTTGGAATGAAATCATAGAAATGGCGAAGAATGGCGAAATTGATATGATTACAAGTATTGTACAAACTTCTGAGAGATCAAAATATCTTGATTTTACCGAATTCTATAGAAAGAGTCCAGTAATTATAATTGATAGGGGAAATAATGGTTTTATTGGTGGATTAAAATATCTAAATAATAAAAAAGTTTCTGTTGAAAGAAATTATTTTATGGAAGAGATTTTAAGACAAAATTATCCAAATATAAAATTACAAATAGTTGATAGTACAAAAAAAGCTTTAGAATTAGCAAACTCAGGGCAAGTTGATGCTTATGTTGGAGATTTAGGACTTTCTGATTATGCAATCAAAAAAAACAATTTTTCTAATTTACGTTTTTCAGGTCAAACTGAATATTTTAGTAATCAAGGTTTTGCAGTTACAAAAAACAATCAAGAACTTCTAAGTATTTTAAATAAAGCTGTAAAATCTTTACCAGCAGATGAAATAGAAAATATGTTTAATTATTGGCTAAATGTGGAAAGAGGAGTAAATATAAAAACAATAGTAATTTATGCTATTGGAGTAATATTTATTTTATTGATTATAATTTATTGGGTTTATAGACTAAGAAGTGAAATTACACAACGCAAAATTATAGAAAATAAACTAAAAGAGAGTGAATCACATTATCGACAATTAACTGAAGATGTAAATGATGTAATTTGGAAAGTAGATACTAATTTTATAATTACTTATATAAGTCCATCAGATGAACGATTTAGAGGATACAAAGCAAGTGAAGTAATAGGAAATAGTGTTTTTGAATTATTTACAGATGAAAGTGTTCTTCTTCTTAAAGAAAAAATAAAAGAAAGATTAGAATTGTCGTCAAAAGGCAATAAATTGCCTCTTTTGACAATAGAACTTCAACATAAATGTAAAGATGGAACTATAATTTGGGGAGAGATATTGTCAAAACAAGAACTTGATGCCAAAGGAAATATTATTGGTTATCACGGAATTACAAGGGAAATCACAAAACGTAGGGAACTGCAAGAAAAAATAGAGCAATTAGCATATTGTGATACCCTTACAAAATTGCCAAATCGTCGTTCTTTAGATGATAAAATGAGTTATATCATGTCCCAAAGTGATCGAAGTAAAAAATATTGTGCATTAGTTTTTCTTGATTTGGATAATTTTAAACCATTAAATGATACTTATGGACATAATGTTGGTGATTTATTACTGATTGAAGTTGCCAATAGACTGAAAAATAGTATTAGAAAACTTGATGCAGTTGCAAGAATTGGTGGCGATGAGTTTGTAATAATTCTTGATGAATTTGATGAGGATAAAGAATTATCAAAAGAAAATATTTTTAAAGTAGTTGAAAAAATAAGGATTTATTTAGCCCAACCATATAAGTTCAATATTATAAATGAACAGAAAGAAAATATAGATATTGAGCATTATTGTACCGCTAGTATTGGTATTTGTATGTTAAAGGAGAACAAGAGAGTTCTATAA
- a CDS encoding energy-coupling factor transporter transmembrane component T family protein, whose product MNNEAIKLIVSLLFSLFIAFSSLEYFYILPILLVLFYEQKNLIKIFKKLFLLNFFILTLVLFVAFQDHKMAIELFFRTNLILLFNITIFYKSKGYDIVRGFNTLKVSPKFISIFYFTICLIEYLLKEFKNIKTSLKSRGFKAQTSMFVYQTFGNIFAMMFIKAIKKSEDMRLSMIARGFNSQIFLLETNKVSIKDILVLFCVGIIILIKVYI is encoded by the coding sequence ATGAATAACGAAGCTATAAAACTTATTGTTTCTTTACTTTTCTCTCTTTTTATAGCTTTTAGTTCTTTGGAGTATTTTTATATATTGCCTATATTATTGGTTTTATTTTATGAGCAAAAAAACTTAATAAAGATATTTAAAAAACTATTTTTATTAAATTTTTTTATTTTAACTTTGGTTTTATTTGTAGCTTTTCAAGACCACAAAATGGCAATTGAGCTGTTTTTTAGGACAAATCTAATCTTACTTTTTAATATCACCATTTTTTACAAATCAAAGGGGTATGATATTGTAAGGGGATTTAATACTTTAAAAGTTTCGCCTAAATTTATCTCTATTTTTTATTTTACGATTTGTTTGATTGAGTATTTACTAAAAGAGTTTAAAAATATTAAAACAAGTTTAAAATCACGAGGTTTCAAAGCCCAAACTTCTATGTTTGTTTATCAAACCTTTGGTAATATTTTTGCTATGATGTTTATAAAAGCCATAAAAAAATCAGAAGATATGAGGCTTAGTATGATTGCAAGAGGTTTTAATTCACAAATATTTTTACTTGAAACAAACAAGGTTTCCATAAAAGATATTTTAGTTCTATTTTGTGTGGGAATTATTATTTTAATAAAGGTTTATATATGA
- a CDS encoding sensor histidine kinase, with translation MKYKGSIKRRLIIIIMSVTLITSFTGYATFLYWYMNNQQNKTVELAQTVGLVLGQDIVKLVLLNDVSFASDITSKLKSFSTLESMVLYKLDEKPVFQYSKDNKSFIVEKLPSNKEIKYILNSNLLKLYINANYQDTHLGFIELNFKIDTIINVIKKDIKALIIILFFMFIVSYILAHLCAKDFTNPILNLVKFLEKIDLVDFIDKRVISNQKNEFGKLYDEVNLMLDRMESSYEAQKIAAVAFETQSGMTITDKNQRILKVNKAFEKITGYTQEEVIGKTPALLKSGLHDREFYFNLYKTLQKDGIWIGEIKNKHKNGNIYNEHLIIQSVLDSNNEPIYYVASFLDITKQKLTEEKLTQREKLLIQQSKMAQMGEMLENIAHQWRQPLSVITTSATGLKVQQEFSVLTNEELIESLDSIVKAAVHLSVTIDDFRNFYKNDKEKKSFNLRVAVEKSLTLLSSKFKNQEIEIKIEVEDIEIYGFENELIQVFINILNNAKDELVKQDNQNRLIYIFAKKEKENISISFQDNAGGIKKELLAHIFENHFTTKEQEDGTGIGLYMSKLIIDKINGEIKASNEMIIYNNKTYEGAKFNITIPLD, from the coding sequence TTGAAGTATAAAGGTTCCATAAAAAGAAGATTAATAATCATCATAATGTCTGTAACTTTAATTACAAGTTTTACAGGATATGCAACATTTTTATATTGGTATATGAATAATCAGCAAAATAAAACTGTTGAATTAGCCCAAACTGTAGGGCTAGTTTTGGGTCAAGATATTGTAAAATTAGTTTTATTAAATGATGTTTCCTTTGCTTCTGATATTACTTCAAAACTCAAATCATTTTCTACTTTAGAATCAATGGTTTTATATAAACTTGATGAAAAACCAGTTTTTCAATACAGTAAAGATAATAAGAGTTTTATTGTAGAAAAACTTCCTTCAAATAAAGAGATTAAATATATTTTAAATTCAAATCTTTTGAAACTATATATAAATGCAAATTATCAAGATACACATTTGGGTTTTATTGAATTAAACTTCAAAATAGATACCATAATAAATGTAATAAAAAAAGATATTAAAGCCTTAATTATAATCTTGTTTTTTATGTTTATTGTTTCATATATTTTGGCTCATCTTTGTGCAAAAGATTTTACAAATCCTATTTTGAATTTGGTGAAATTTTTGGAAAAAATCGATTTAGTTGATTTTATAGATAAAAGAGTTATATCAAATCAAAAAAATGAATTTGGAAAGTTATATGATGAAGTTAATTTGATGCTTGATAGGATGGAGAGTTCTTATGAAGCCCAAAAAATAGCAGCAGTTGCCTTTGAAACTCAAAGTGGAATGACGATTACTGATAAAAACCAAAGAATTCTAAAAGTTAATAAAGCTTTTGAAAAAATTACAGGATATACACAAGAAGAAGTTATTGGTAAAACACCAGCTTTATTAAAATCTGGATTACATGATAGGGAGTTTTATTTTAATCTATATAAAACTTTGCAAAAAGATGGTATTTGGATAGGAGAAATCAAAAATAAACATAAAAATGGCAATATTTATAACGAACATTTGATAATTCAATCTGTACTTGATTCTAATAATGAACCAATATATTATGTAGCTTCCTTTTTAGATATAACAAAACAAAAGCTCACAGAAGAAAAATTGACTCAAAGGGAAAAACTTCTTATTCAACAGTCAAAAATGGCTCAAATGGGAGAAATGCTTGAAAATATTGCCCATCAATGGAGACAGCCACTTTCTGTGATTACCACATCTGCAACAGGACTTAAAGTACAACAAGAATTTAGTGTTTTAACAAATGAAGAATTAATAGAGTCTTTAGATTCTATTGTGAAAGCAGCTGTTCATCTATCCGTTACAATCGATGATTTTAGGAATTTTTATAAAAATGATAAAGAAAAAAAATCTTTTAATCTAAGAGTTGCAGTTGAAAAATCACTTACACTTCTTAGTTCTAAATTCAAAAATCAAGAAATAGAAATAAAAATTGAAGTAGAAGATATTGAAATATATGGTTTTGAAAATGAACTTATTCAAGTTTTTATAAATATTTTAAATAATGCAAAAGATGAATTAGTAAAACAAGATAATCAAAATAGATTGATATATATCTTTGCTAAAAAAGAAAAAGAAAATATTAGTATTTCATTTCAAGATAATGCAGGTGGTATAAAAAAAGAGTTGTTAGCGCATATTTTTGAAAATCATTTTACAACAAAAGAGCAAGAAGATGGCACAGGAATTGGATTATATATGTCAAAATTAATTATTGATAAAATAAATGGAGAAATAAAAGCTTCAAACGAAATGATAATTTACAATAATAAAACTTATGAAGGAGCAAAGTTTAATATAACTATTCCTTTGGATTAA
- a CDS encoding methyl-accepting chemotaxis protein: MLKNTSTKIKLLLLPLAFICIIIVSALIFTYFNNVAKEQTSAAVQTDLFIQQVLKGRISVYQFLRSPDEAKAKTVRDDFDNLNKYVLELKSKFTSQENISLSDEIVKQSKNYIKSFDEFSSKRINDYKSGIEKETPEILALIKQMTAIGLELEKQLTHINENTITMRENATSTMNTVLITIAILAIIFFVAFSFILSNQLTTAINHFQKGLLSFFGYINKESTTVEMLDDANQDEFGSMAKVVNQNIIKTKSSIDSDNRFLEEINGIVLTVKEGYLSKRLDNKTETQSLEELRHHINDMLLSLQLRVCTNINDISFALERFASLDFTHRVKGCNSGVTVGLNNLADIINEMLVENKSNGLTLDASSAILLKNVDTLNRNSNEAAAALEETAAAVEEISSNISNNTNNIVKMSQLASSVTDSASKGEKLANQTTDAMNEIDKEVNAINDAITVIDQIAFQTNILSLNAAVEAATAGEAGRGFAVVAAEVRNLASRSAEAAKEIKMLVETATKKADQGKKISEDMISGYKMLNENISQTIELIKNIEGSSKEQLAGIEQINDAISALDQQTQQNAIIASQTYEVAVQTDTIAKLVVSNANAKEFIGKNEVTAKILENKSAPTKALGKTQTSAKNPISNTKSDTKVISSNSKDDDEWASF, from the coding sequence TTGCTCAAAAATACCTCTACTAAAATAAAACTCTTACTTTTACCTTTAGCTTTTATCTGTATTATAATAGTATCCGCATTGATATTTACTTACTTCAATAATGTTGCAAAAGAGCAAACAAGTGCTGCTGTGCAGACTGATTTATTCATTCAACAAGTTTTAAAAGGAAGAATTTCTGTTTATCAATTTTTAAGAAGCCCCGATGAGGCAAAAGCAAAAACTGTTAGGGATGATTTTGATAACCTTAATAAGTATGTTTTGGAATTAAAATCTAAATTTACCTCTCAAGAAAATATTAGTTTATCCGATGAAATCGTAAAACAATCAAAAAACTATATAAAAAGTTTTGATGAATTTTCATCAAAAAGAATAAATGATTATAAAAGTGGAATAGAAAAAGAGACTCCTGAAATATTAGCTTTAATAAAACAAATGACTGCAATTGGATTAGAACTTGAAAAACAATTAACTCATATAAATGAAAATACTATTACAATGAGAGAAAATGCTACAAGTACTATGAACACAGTTTTAATTACTATAGCAATTCTTGCAATTATCTTTTTTGTTGCTTTCTCATTTATTTTATCAAATCAATTAACAACAGCAATAAATCATTTCCAAAAAGGTTTATTGAGCTTCTTTGGTTATATAAACAAAGAATCAACAACAGTAGAAATGTTAGATGATGCTAATCAAGATGAATTTGGTAGTATGGCAAAAGTAGTAAATCAAAATATCATTAAAACAAAAAGTTCAATAGATTCTGATAATAGATTTTTAGAAGAAATAAATGGAATTGTTTTAACAGTTAAAGAGGGATATTTAAGTAAAAGACTGGATAATAAAACTGAAACTCAGAGTTTAGAAGAGTTAAGACATCATATCAATGATATGTTATTAAGTCTTCAATTAAGAGTTTGTACAAACATTAATGATATAAGTTTTGCCCTTGAAAGATTTGCAAGTCTTGATTTTACACATAGAGTAAAAGGCTGTAACAGCGGTGTAACAGTAGGATTAAATAATCTAGCAGATATTATCAATGAAATGCTTGTAGAAAATAAATCAAATGGATTAACTCTTGATGCAAGTAGTGCAATTTTACTTAAAAATGTTGATACTTTAAATAGAAATTCAAATGAAGCAGCAGCAGCATTAGAAGAAACAGCAGCAGCTGTTGAAGAGATTTCAAGTAATATTTCAAACAATACAAATAACATCGTTAAAATGTCTCAGTTAGCTTCAAGTGTAACTGATTCAGCATCAAAAGGTGAAAAATTAGCAAATCAAACAACAGATGCAATGAATGAAATAGATAAAGAAGTAAATGCAATAAATGATGCAATTACAGTAATTGATCAAATAGCATTCCAAACAAATATTCTTTCTTTAAACGCAGCAGTAGAAGCAGCAACTGCTGGTGAAGCTGGTCGTGGTTTTGCCGTTGTTGCAGCAGAAGTAAGAAATCTAGCATCACGAAGTGCAGAAGCAGCTAAAGAGATAAAAATGCTAGTTGAAACTGCTACAAAAAAAGCTGACCAAGGTAAAAAAATATCAGAAGATATGATTAGTGGTTACAAAATGTTAAATGAAAATATTTCACAAACTATTGAACTTATAAAAAATATTGAAGGTTCAAGTAAAGAACAATTAGCTGGAATTGAGCAAATAAATGACGCAATTAGCGCACTTGATCAACAAACTCAACAAAATGCAATAATCGCTTCACAAACTTATGAAGTTGCAGTTCAAACAGATACTATTGCAAAATTAGTTGTTTCAAATGCAAATGCAAAAGAGTTTATAGGAAAAAATGAAGTTACAGCAAAAATTTTAGAAAATAAATCAGCTCCAACTAAAGCTTTAGGTAAAACTCAAACTTCTGCTAAAAACCCAATTTCAAATACAAAAAGTGATACTAAAGTAATCTCTTCAAATAGTAAAGATGATGACGAATGGGCAAGTTTTTAA
- the hypB gene encoding hydrogenase nickel incorporation protein HypB: MCKDCGCVIAGQENHHHHHDEHEHGIVHEHDHPHDNTTWSTTHQAAHETLHHNPQLNDAKTISVIKKILDKNDHEASHNRAHFDQHKVLGINLMSSPGSGKTTLLENLVDMVDFKFAVVEGDLETSRDADRLKAKGINAVQIQTGSACHLDAFMVHKGLHDIKLADIDVCFIENVGNLVCPASYDVGTHLNIVLVSVPEGEDKIAKYPVMFRCADLILITKTDLLPYFEYDIEKEKMEARKLKPNVDILEVNIKDKQSLQNVIDWINFKRKMR, from the coding sequence ATGTGTAAAGATTGCGGTTGTGTAATAGCAGGACAAGAAAATCACCATCATCACCACGATGAACATGAGCATGGAATTGTTCATGAACATGACCATCCACATGATAATACAACTTGGAGTACAACACACCAAGCAGCTCACGAAACACTTCATCATAACCCACAATTAAACGATGCAAAAACAATTTCTGTAATCAAAAAAATACTTGATAAAAATGACCATGAAGCATCTCACAATAGAGCTCATTTTGACCAACACAAAGTTTTAGGAATAAATCTTATGTCAAGCCCAGGAAGTGGGAAAACTACACTTTTAGAAAATCTAGTTGATATGGTAGATTTTAAATTTGCAGTTGTAGAAGGTGATTTAGAAACTTCAAGGGATGCCGATAGATTAAAAGCCAAAGGAATAAATGCAGTTCAAATACAAACAGGAAGTGCATGTCACTTAGATGCATTTATGGTTCACAAAGGTTTACATGATATTAAGTTAGCTGATATTGATGTTTGTTTTATTGAAAATGTAGGAAATCTAGTATGTCCAGCTTCTTATGATGTGGGAACTCACTTAAATATTGTTCTTGTTTCAGTTCCTGAAGGGGAAGATAAGATTGCAAAATATCCAGTTATGTTTAGATGTGCTGATTTAATCCTTATTACTAAAACAGATTTACTTCCATACTTTGAATATGATATTGAAAAAGAGAAGATGGAAGCTAGAAAACTAAAACCAAATGTGGATATTTTAGAAGTAAATATCAAAGATAAACAATCACTTCAAAATGTAATTGATTGGATTAATTTCAAAAGAAAGATGAGATAG
- a CDS encoding energy-coupling factor ABC transporter ATP-binding protein, producing the protein MSCSLNLRAISYKNEDKDIFNDISLNLGHEEKIAIVGSNGSGKSTLLKIIAGLINPSSGYIEVFHEKMNNLKDFSKYRSDIGYLPQDVTNHFLCPTVIEDVIFSLRAKGVSKNEALIQGEEILKELKITHLKDRVIFDLSGGEQKIVALAGLLILKPKILLLDEPTNALDEESEKRIVEILNSIKKSMIIVSHHKSFINNLTNKIYKLDSKGLELSI; encoded by the coding sequence ATGAGTTGTTCACTAAATCTAAGAGCCATTTCATACAAAAATGAAGATAAAGATATTTTCAACGACATATCTTTGAATTTAGGACATGAAGAAAAAATAGCAATCGTAGGTTCAAATGGAAGCGGTAAAAGCACACTTCTAAAAATCATCGCAGGATTAATAAATCCAAGTTCTGGTTATATAGAAGTTTTTCACGAAAAAATGAATAACTTAAAAGATTTTTCAAAATATAGAAGTGATATAGGATATTTACCCCAAGATGTAACAAATCACTTTTTATGCCCAACAGTTATAGAAGATGTGATTTTTTCACTAAGAGCAAAAGGAGTTTCAAAAAATGAAGCTTTAATACAAGGTGAAGAGATTTTAAAAGAACTCAAAATAACTCACCTAAAAGATAGAGTGATTTTTGATTTAAGTGGAGGTGAACAAAAAATTGTAGCTCTCGCAGGACTTCTAATCCTAAAACCAAAAATTCTACTTTTAGATGAACCCACAAATGCCCTAGATGAAGAGAGTGAAAAACGAATAGTAGAAATCCTAAACTCAATCAAAAAATCAATGATTATAGTATCTCACCATAAAAGTTTTATAAATAATTTAACAAATAAAATTTATAAATTGGATTCAAAAGGTTTAGAATTATCAATTTAA
- the cbiM gene encoding cobalt transporter CbiM, translating into MHIADGVLTPEITAVITAVSAIAFYKAIKTIKEDEIPLTAVASAMFFIASFIHVPFGVTQIHLILLGVIGIFLGFSSFIAILIALILQALLLGYGGVVSIGVNLFIMAAPAVIVYYINKTEIFLKINEKIRFFLIGFLGAFFATLFLVAILYFSKAQYEWAAYSIFGVNIFTMVIEGFVSMFLLMFIKKTYPKILKGLI; encoded by the coding sequence ATGCATATAGCTGATGGTGTTTTAACTCCTGAAATTACAGCTGTTATAACAGCTGTTTCAGCTATTGCTTTTTATAAAGCAATTAAAACAATAAAAGAGGATGAAATACCATTAACTGCCGTTGCTAGTGCTATGTTTTTTATAGCTTCATTTATTCATGTTCCTTTTGGAGTTACTCAAATACATCTTATACTTTTGGGTGTAATTGGGATATTTCTAGGTTTTAGCAGTTTCATAGCTATTTTAATTGCTTTGATTTTACAAGCTTTACTTTTAGGATATGGTGGTGTTGTTTCTATTGGGGTTAATCTTTTTATTATGGCAGCACCAGCTGTGATTGTTTATTATATAAATAAAACAGAAATATTTCTAAAAATAAATGAGAAAATCAGATTTTTTTTAATAGGATTTTTAGGAGCATTTTTTGCAACTTTGTTTTTAGTAGCTATTTTATATTTCTCAAAAGCGCAGTATGAATGGGCGGCTTATAGTATATTTGGAGTTAATATATTTACTATGGTAATTGAAGGCTTTGTAAGTATGTTTTTACTTATGTTTATCAAAAAGACCTATCCTAAGATTTTAAAAGGGTTGATTTGA
- a CDS encoding YitT family protein gives MKIIEIKHYIFMVLGSLSLSFGTVTFLSPNQIITGGGVGISLLLHSLFPSITLGIFMAIVSVPFLILSYIYFGKYYLFKTFLVVILLSTFTDLFKEILHLKAITNDILLAAIFGGIFIGLGVGLIIKGRASTGSTSVVGEIVAKKTKFKAAEVLLAIDAVIMFMSVFVYNDINKSLYSMLSVYVGIRVIDIILTGRPSKKIVNIVSNNVEVLKQQIRERIEEHGTILTGVGLHQNQNKTIIYVTVDASKIELLKDLIRKYDPDAFMIITEASEFLGRGN, from the coding sequence ATGAAAATAATAGAAATTAAACATTATATTTTTATGGTTTTAGGTTCATTATCTTTATCTTTTGGAACAGTTACCTTTCTTTCTCCAAATCAAATAATAACTGGTGGAGGAGTTGGTATTTCTTTATTGTTACATAGTTTATTTCCTTCTATTACTTTAGGTATTTTTATGGCAATAGTTAGCGTACCTTTTTTGATTTTATCTTATATCTATTTTGGAAAATATTATCTATTCAAAACTTTTTTAGTAGTTATTCTTTTATCAACTTTTACAGATCTTTTTAAAGAAATTTTGCATTTAAAAGCTATTACAAACGATATTTTATTAGCTGCAATTTTTGGTGGAATTTTTATAGGTTTAGGTGTTGGATTGATAATCAAAGGAAGAGCTTCGACTGGAAGTACTTCAGTCGTAGGCGAAATAGTTGCTAAAAAAACAAAATTCAAAGCAGCAGAAGTTTTATTAGCTATTGATGCTGTTATTATGTTTATGTCTGTTTTTGTTTATAATGATATTAATAAATCACTTTATAGTATGCTTAGTGTATATGTTGGAATAAGGGTTATAGATATAATATTAACAGGAAGACCATCTAAAAAAATTGTAAATATTGTTTCAAATAATGTAGAAGTTTTAAAACAACAAATTAGAGAAAGAATAGAAGAACATGGAACAATTTTAACTGGTGTTGGACTTCATCAAAATCAAAATAAAACTATAATTTATGTTACAGTTGATGCAAGTAAGATTGAACTTTTAAAAGATTTAATAAGAAAATATGATCCAGATGCATTTATGATTATAACTGAAGCTTCTGAATTTTTAGGAAGAGGGAATTAA
- a CDS encoding sulfurtransferase gives MKNIFLVLLFMFGSLFATTENKVPTVVPVSWIKENLNNPNLVIVDLREKSEYDKGHIKGAVNMPGLESLFEKDTWMIPKLDFLKELFSNAGINQDSLVVAYDNGDFFWAARLYWILEVFGHNNVGLSKYAYGKYIQDNLPTTTEQTKVTKKEFIPRVDNNQIETKLSTLLAIGKKNIIDGREKSHYEGKDSIAKRFGHIPTAQNYACTNNFQVSKDGNYMKEFDELEKVYKDLDKNKEIVLYCQGGAESALNYIVLKKLGFKASVYDGSWKEWGNDNNVPVENPSKTH, from the coding sequence ATGAAAAATATTTTTCTAGTTTTGTTATTTATGTTTGGTAGTTTATTTGCAACTACTGAAAATAAAGTTCCCACAGTTGTTCCTGTTTCTTGGATAAAAGAAAATCTTAACAATCCAAATTTAGTTATTGTTGATTTAAGAGAAAAAAGCGAATATGACAAAGGTCATATAAAAGGTGCTGTAAATATGCCAGGATTAGAAAGTCTTTTTGAAAAAGATACTTGGATGATACCAAAGCTTGATTTTTTAAAAGAGCTATTTAGTAATGCTGGAATTAATCAAGATAGTTTAGTTGTAGCTTATGATAATGGGGATTTTTTCTGGGCTGCTCGATTGTATTGGATACTTGAAGTTTTTGGACATAATAATGTAGGTTTATCTAAATATGCCTATGGAAAATATATTCAAGATAATCTTCCTACAACAACAGAACAAACAAAAGTAACAAAAAAAGAGTTTATTCCAAGGGTTGATAATAATCAAATAGAGACAAAACTAAGCACTTTATTGGCAATTGGTAAAAAAAATATAATAGACGGAAGAGAAAAATCTCATTATGAAGGAAAAGACTCAATAGCAAAAAGATTTGGTCATATTCCAACTGCTCAAAATTATGCCTGTACAAATAATTTTCAAGTTTCAAAAGATGGAAACTATATGAAAGAGTTTGATGAACTTGAAAAAGTATATAAAGATTTAGATAAAAATAAAGAAATAGTTCTTTATTGCCAAGGTGGAGCAGAATCTGCATTAAACTATATAGTATTAAAAAAGTTAGGGTTTAAAGCTTCTGTTTATGATGGCTCTTGGAAAGAATGGGGAAATGACAACAATGTACCTGTGGAAAATCCATCAAAAACTCATTAA
- a CDS encoding DUF4198 domain-containing protein has protein sequence MKKIMFLLFATLYANAHFLTFMSNTDNVSNPKQTKVDLDISFIHPFEQTGMIMEKPEVFVNSKNNKLNLTQTTKLDHKAWSSSYDIKAPGVYKFFVQPQPYFEPAEEKFISHVPKLIVSSFGLEDGWDEPLGLKYEIIPMTKPFALYSGNLFQGKVLHDGKPAANTEVEVELYNEFGLKAPSDAHITQVVKTDENGVFSFVMNHKGWWGFAALIEEGELKHSDGKMYPIENGALIWVKAY, from the coding sequence ATGAAAAAAATTATGTTTTTGCTTTTTGCTACGCTTTATGCTAATGCCCATTTTCTGACATTTATGTCAAATACAGACAATGTATCAAATCCAAAACAAACAAAAGTTGATTTAGATATATCTTTTATTCATCCTTTCGAACAAACTGGAATGATTATGGAAAAACCAGAAGTTTTTGTAAATTCTAAAAATAACAAATTAAATCTAACCCAAACTACAAAATTAGACCACAAAGCTTGGAGTAGTTCTTATGATATAAAAGCTCCTGGGGTTTATAAGTTTTTTGTACAGCCTCAACCATATTTTGAACCAGCAGAAGAAAAATTTATCTCTCATGTTCCAAAATTGATTGTTAGCTCTTTTGGGCTTGAAGATGGTTGGGATGAACCTTTAGGTTTAAAATATGAGATTATTCCTATGACTAAACCTTTTGCTTTATATTCTGGAAATCTATTTCAAGGAAAAGTTTTGCACGATGGAAAACCAGCAGCTAATACAGAAGTTGAAGTAGAACTTTATAATGAATTTGGGCTAAAAGCTCCAAGTGATGCTCATATAACTCAAGTTGTAAAAACAGATGAAAATGGTGTTTTTTCATTTGTTATGAACCACAAAGGTTGGTGGGGATTTGCAGCTTTAATCGAAGAGGGTGAATTAAAACATAGTGATGGAAAAATGTATCCAATTGAAAATGGTGCTTTAATTTGGGTAAAGGCTTACTAA